A window of Nicotiana tabacum cultivar K326 chromosome 24, ASM71507v2, whole genome shotgun sequence contains these coding sequences:
- the LOC142178011 gene encoding uncharacterized protein LOC142178011 yields the protein MLEDARLASFTQILYTNSPEILHPIVVSWPFDAWRLDVIGPPPKSSGGHLYIFAATDYFLDRAEAVALKEVKKENVANFIRQCNSSMYYVAANELAEAFNKTLCNLLKKVISKSKKDWHDRMKEALWVYRTTHRTPTRATPYSLIYGVEAVLPLERQIPSL from the exons atgctcgaagatgcaaggcttgccaGTTTCACGCAAATTTTATACACCAATTCACCTGAAATATTACACCCTATTGTTGTATCTTGGCCATTTGATGCTTGGCGATTAGATGTCATTGGACCACCTCCAAAATCTTCTGGAGGACATCTATACATCTTTGCTGCAACTGATTACTTCTTAGATAGGGCCGAGGCTGTCGCTCtcaaggaagtaaagaaggagaATGTTGCAAACTTCATTCGT CAATGTAATTCATCAATGTATTATGTTGCTGCAAATGAACTAGCCGAAGCATTTAACAAGACACtttgcaacttgttaaagaaggTCATCTCCAAGTCTAAAAAAGATTGGCATGACAGAATGAAAGAAGCTTTGTGGGTATATCGGACAACTCATCGCACGCCGACACGAGCAACTCCTTATTCTCTTATTTATGGAGTCGAAGCAGTTCTTCCTCTTGAGCGTCAAATACCATCCTTGTGA